A stretch of Bordetella genomosp. 13 DNA encodes these proteins:
- a CDS encoding IclR family transcriptional regulator — translation MASIESPAGDDERVPPPRAPLRVMQIVKELAISPDGLSLVQLSERLQLPKTSLFSLLRSLEAGGYVESANGHHRLGPASYELAAVIHDRDSFPANVRALLEQLHGASEETVMLAVPQRDGDELMYVAVIESDSWLRFRASVGARRPLHAASTGLVMLAYSTPAQQQAYAERAVLEPVTANSLTSRKALLDELKKTRAQGYVMRVSGSVEGATGLGAPVFGRDGQLVAAIGLAGLTVRLERNADHLLSLILQTGEQMSRKLGYGAEYPPAVGRRKSA, via the coding sequence CGTCATGCAGATCGTGAAGGAACTGGCGATCAGCCCCGATGGCTTGTCGCTGGTGCAATTGAGCGAACGCCTGCAACTGCCCAAGACCAGCCTGTTCAGCCTGCTGCGCTCGCTGGAGGCCGGCGGCTACGTCGAGTCGGCCAATGGCCACCATCGGCTGGGGCCCGCCTCGTACGAGCTGGCCGCGGTCATCCACGACCGCGACAGCTTCCCGGCGAATGTGCGCGCCCTGCTGGAGCAGCTGCATGGCGCCAGCGAAGAGACCGTCATGCTGGCGGTGCCGCAGCGCGACGGCGACGAGCTCATGTACGTGGCGGTCATCGAGTCGGACAGCTGGCTGCGCTTTCGCGCGAGCGTCGGCGCGCGCCGGCCGCTGCATGCGGCCTCCACGGGCCTGGTGATGCTGGCGTACTCCACACCCGCGCAACAGCAGGCCTATGCGGAAAGGGCCGTGCTGGAGCCGGTGACCGCGAACTCGCTGACCAGCCGCAAGGCGCTGCTGGACGAGTTGAAGAAGACTCGCGCGCAAGGCTATGTGATGCGCGTGAGCGGGTCGGTGGAAGGGGCCACCGGATTGGGCGCGCCGGTGTTCGGCCGCGATGGTCAGCTGGTGGCGGCCATCGGCCTGGCTGGGCTGACCGTGCGCCTGGAGCGCAATGCCGACCATCTGTTGTCGCTGATCCTGCAGACCGGCGAGCAGATGTCGCGCAAACTGGGCTACGGCGCGGAGTATCCGCCGGCCGTCGGCCGGCGCAAATCCGCCTGA